Below is a genomic region from Kribbella qitaiheensis.
CGCAGTCCCTCCATCACCGAAAGGTAGTCGCGTCGCTCGGCGCCGACATGGGTGCGGCTGTAGAAGCCGGGCCAGAAGTCGGTGGCGAGCGGGTTCACAGTGTTGCCGTAGACCGGGTCCATGTAGCGGCCGTCGCGGTCGAACTGCGCCTGGTCCGAGCCGTCAGGGCGACGCGAGGTCTCGTTCCAGTTCACGTGCGAGTCGGAGTTCGCGCTGACCCACCACGGCTTGCCCTCGGCGAGCAGGCTGTCCCACAGACCGCCCACCGTCGCGGTCATCCAGTCGAATCCGCCCCAGGTGCGGTAACTCTCGGCCGGGTAGCCAGGGAACGAGTTCGCGCTCGGCGCGTTGCCGTACAGGCCCCGGGCGCCGGCGGCACCGATGCCCTTCGGGAGGCCGCCGGCCTGGTGACCGGGCGCACCCTCGAAGCCGATGGCGATCCGCGGGTTGGCATCGCGCCAGTTACGAATCTCATGCGGGCTGTCGACGCCGTTGCGGGCCGGGTGATTCGCCAGGAACAGCGCGTCCTGGACGCGGCGGCGGTCCACCTGCTGACCGAGCCACTGGATCCCGTCCAGCGCGAGCTGCTCGTTGGCCGGCGAGTTCGAACTCGCATTGTTCACACTGCCGTCGTAGCTGTTCTCGAACTGCTTCAGTACTTCGACCTCCCGCGACCCGGGGGCGACGAAGACGGTGCCGTGCTCGGCGGCCGGGATGTTCCACTCCAGGCCCTGGAAGATCAGCGTGTTCTTCAGCTCGGTCCGGGCCGCCTTGATCTGCGGGTTGACCAGCTCCACGCCGATCCGGGCGTGGGTGGCACCGCCGTGGTCGGTGATGACCAGCCAGTCGAGACCGAACGCGGCCGCGTGCCGGGCCTGGTCGATCACCCGGTACAGGCCGTCGGAGCTCAGCTGGGTGTGGATGTGGTGGTCGCCGGCGAGCCAGACCTGCGGCTTGTTGCCGTGCTTGAAGAGGATCGAGTCACCCTTCGGAGCGGCAGCGGCGGCTGCTGCGCCTACGCCGGAGACGGCAAGGGCAGCGGTACCGCCGAGAATGCCGGCCGAGCGGAGCAGCGTACGACGGGAGACCTCGGTCGGTGAGAGGTCGCTGTCCGGGATCGACTCGTCCAGCGCGGCAATCGTCGCGGCGTCCAGCTCGGTGTTCGGGTGGTGATGATCGTGGTCGTGCCCATGCCCGTGTCCGTGACCGGCGCCGTGCTCGTGGTCGTGGGTATGACCGTCGTGGGAGTGTCCCATCGTGTTTCCTCTCGGATGGTGGATCCGGCGGGATCATCGCCCTTCGTGGTGACAACCAGGTGTTGTTCCGGTGAACCAATCGAGCCGCTGCTTGCCCCGGAACCCCTTGTTTGCGACGATGTCGCATTTGCTTGCTCAC
It encodes:
- a CDS encoding histidinol-phosphatase codes for the protein MGHSHDGHTHDHEHGAGHGHGHGHDHDHHHPNTELDAATIAALDESIPDSDLSPTEVSRRTLLRSAGILGGTAALAVSGVGAAAAAAAPKGDSILFKHGNKPQVWLAGDHHIHTQLSSDGLYRVIDQARHAAAFGLDWLVITDHGGATHARIGVELVNPQIKAARTELKNTLIFQGLEWNIPAAEHGTVFVAPGSREVEVLKQFENSYDGSVNNASSNSPANEQLALDGIQWLGQQVDRRRVQDALFLANHPARNGVDSPHEIRNWRDANPRIAIGFEGAPGHQAGGLPKGIGAAGARGLYGNAPSANSFPGYPAESYRTWGGFDWMTATVGGLWDSLLAEGKPWWVSANSDSHVNWNETSRRPDGSDQAQFDRDGRYMDPVYGNTVNPLATDFWPGFYSRTHVGAERRDYLSVMEGLRSGRMWVDHGMLAKGVEVEVREVGRKHSEPLGGALVVRRGRPVELVVRITTQTMPNWANFVPLLNRVDVIRGAVKGAVGDRDTFKAPDTKVVRQWDTSGKRGTFELTLPLGKAEEPYYVRVRGSDGNRSQPGYLGAAIDPQGPALDVVGDADPWTDLWFYTNPIWVLPSK